A genomic stretch from Mastacembelus armatus chromosome 12, fMasArm1.2, whole genome shotgun sequence includes:
- the gfm2 gene encoding ribosome-releasing factor 2, mitochondrial: protein MVWGRCLLSAGLQGLRCRASCHVKRHYSFFPDDVKSLRAVVNPDISKIRNIGIMAHIDAGKTTTTERMLYYSGYTRALGDVDDGDTVTDFMAQERERGITIQSAAVTFDWKSHRINLIDTPGHVDFTLEVERALRVLDGAVAVFDASAGVEAQTLTVWRQAEKHHVPCVCFLNKMDKPAANLGFSIESIRQKLKANPVLLQIPIGSGKNFTGVVDLLSKQKLIWKLSSMGEDGRVFEMKPLDHLDEPELSQEVNEARAALIEQIADLDDEFAELLLTDFSDNFDAVPSVKLREAVRRVTLTRKGVPVLCGSSLRNKGVQPLLDAITAYLPAPSERHHDVVRWYKDDLCALAFKVLHDKQRGPLVFVRIYSGTLKPQTAIHNINRNSIERMSRLLVPFADQHVEIPSMTAGNIALTVGLKQTVTGDTIVSSKASAAAAARRAQNESETGKKKGEHASVVLSGVEVPDPVFFCTIEPPTLAKQSDLENALNCLQREDPSLKVRVDPDSGQTILCGMGELHIEIIHDRIRREYGIETHLGPLQVAYRETILHEASTTDTLDRTVGERRHVVTVKLAVRPVELSSAGGFTAFTEELEEQLSQEIKEAVENGVHSSYLQGPLLGYPLEGVSTLIQSVSMVPGTSPAMVSACVSRCMLKALRLAGGQVLEPLMSLEVTVGEEHLSSVLGDLAQRRGTVRDIQSRHDNKVLLATVPLAEMMGYSTILRTLTSGTATFSLELDTYEAMNPHDQNTLLKRMAGLS from the exons ATGGTGTGG GGCAGGTGTTTATTGAGCGCAGGTCTCCAGGGCCTCAGATGCAGAGCGAGTTGTCATGTGAAAAGACATTACAGCTTTTTTCCAG ATGATGTCAAGTCATTGCGGGCTGTGGTCAACCCTGATATATCCAA GATCAGAAACATTGGTATTATGGCCCACATTGATGCAGGAAAGACGACAACCACAGAGAGGATGCTTTATTACTCTGGCTATACAAGGGCACTAGGAG ATGTCGATGATGGGGATACAGTTACAGATTTTATGGCTCAAGAGAGGGAGCGTGGCATCACCATACAGTCAGCAGCAGTCACATTTGATTGGAAAAGTCACAGAATAAACCTCATAGATACCCCAG GACATGTTGACTTCACTCTGGAGGTGGAGCGGGCCCTTCGTGTTCTCGATGGGGCTGTTGCAGTGTTTGATGCCTCTGCTGGTGTTGAG GCTCAGACTCTGACCGTGTGGCGACAAGCAGAGAAGCATCATGTTccctgtgtttgtttcctgaaTAAGATGGATAAACCTGCAGCCAA cCTGGGGTTTTCCATCGAGAGCATAAGACAGAAACTCAAGGCCAATCCAGTCCTCCTGCAG ATTCCTATTGGCAGTGGGAAAAACTTCACAGGAGTGGTCGACTTACTAAGCAAACAGAAGCTCATATGGAAGCTCAGCTCTATGGGAGAAGATGGACgtgtgtttgaaatgaaaccTCTCGACCATTTGGATGAGCCAGAACTCTCACAGGAGGTCAATGAGGCCAGGGCAGCTTTAATTGAACAG ATTGCTGATCTGGATGATGAGTTTGCTGAACTGTTGCTAACTGATTTCAGTGACAATTTTGATGCAGTCCCTTCAGTCAAA CTACGAGAGGCTGTGCGGCGGGTGACTCTGACCCGTAAAGGCGTCCCAGTACTCTGCGGGAGCTCTTTGAGGAACAAAGGTGTCCAGCCTCTTTTAGATGCCATCACTGCTTATCTGCCAGCCCCTAGTGAAAGGCACCATGATGTGGT GCGTTGGTACAAAGATGATTTGTGTGCACTGGCCTTCAAAGTTCTCCATGACAAGCAGCGTGGGCCTCTGGTGTTTGTGAGGATCTACTCTGGTACTCTGAAACCACAGACTGCCATTCACAACATCAACAGGAACAGCAT TGAGAGGATGAGCAGGCTGCTGGTGCCATTTGCTGATCAGCATGTAGAAATCCCTTCAATGACTGCAGGAAACATTGCACTAACTGTAGGACTGAAGCAG ACAGTCACAGGGGACACCATCGTTTCATCCAAGGCTtcagcagcagccgcagcccGCCGAGCCCAAAACGAGAGCGAGACTGGGAAGAAGAAGGGGGAGCATGCAAGCGTGGTACTTTCCGGAGTGGAGGTCCCCGATCCCGTCTTCTTCTGCACTATAGAACCACCCACCTTGGCCAAACAGTCCG ATCTTGAGAATGCACTTAACTGCCTCCAGAGAGAAGACCCCAGTCTTAAAGTCAGAGTTGACCCTGATTCTGGGCAG ACCATTTTGTGTGGGATGGGAGAGCTGCACATTGAGATCATCCACGATCGAATCAGAAGAGAGTATGGCATTGAGACTCACCTTGGACCACTTCAGGTGGCTTACAGGGAGACCATTCTCCATGAAGCATCTACCACAG ATACACTGGATCGGACAGTTGGAGAGAGAAGACATGTGGTGACAGTGAAGCTGGCAGTCAGACCTGTGGAGCTCTCTTCTGCAGGTGGTTTTACAGCTTTTACAGAAGAGTTGGAGGAGCAACTATCACAAGAAATTAAAGAGGCAGTGGAGAACGGAGTGCACAGCTCATACCTCCAAG GGCCATTGTTAGGGTACCCTTTAGAGGGCGTATCTACACTGATCCAAAGTGTCAGCATGGTGCCAGGAACATCTCCTGCTAtggtgtctgcctgtgtgtccCGTTGCATGCTTAAG GCCCTGAGGCTGGCAGGAGGTCAGGTCCTGGAGCCACTAATGTCACTGGAGGTGACAGTCGGGGAGGAACACCTTAGTTCTGTGCTGGGGGACTTGGCCCAGAGACGGGGTACCGTCAGAGATATTCAGAGTCGCCATGACAACAAGGTGCTGCTGGCAACTGTGCCGTTGGCTGAGATGATG GGCTATTCCACCATCCTGCGAACACTGACATCTGGCACCGCAACCTTCTCCCTGGAGCTGGACACCTACGAGGCCATGAACCCACATGACCAGAACACCCTCCTTAAAAGGATGGCTGGTCTTTCGTGA